In Sedimentibacter sp. MB31-C6, one genomic interval encodes:
- a CDS encoding UPF0280 family protein, producing MIQQSKKYRILDDGRVLVDYGPIIMSIASKNQKNSNIKASLIGAEKAIETLNNLVEYLEIAKQRISGIDMEKYNEYPDVLKLLIESVKCLHNNEFTPMAAVAGTFSDIVMGEILKNFDVDSVVINNGGDIAFSKSDKDGVFNVGVINDITSRKITHRLSIKNNSDIKGIATSGFGGRSLTKGIASAVTVMAESCRLADAAATEIANNTYIESNTVETCLAEEIDYDTDIKGTTVVNKVGKLNKEEVEKSINLGINKAKELYDRKMIKGAIIFVQNEFDYYPKDSLYFNIDKKL from the coding sequence ATGATACAACAATCAAAAAAGTACAGAATATTAGACGACGGAAGGGTGTTAGTTGATTATGGTCCTATTATCATGTCAATTGCATCTAAAAATCAAAAGAATAGCAATATTAAAGCTTCATTAATTGGAGCAGAAAAAGCTATTGAAACTTTAAATAATTTAGTTGAATATTTAGAAATTGCAAAGCAAAGAATTAGTGGCATAGATATGGAAAAATATAACGAATATCCAGATGTATTAAAATTATTGATAGAATCAGTAAAATGTTTACATAATAATGAGTTCACACCTATGGCTGCAGTAGCAGGAACCTTTTCTGATATAGTAATGGGCGAAATACTAAAAAATTTTGATGTAGATTCAGTTGTAATAAACAACGGAGGAGACATTGCATTTAGTAAATCTGATAAAGATGGAGTTTTTAATGTTGGAGTTATAAATGATATTACAAGTAGAAAGATAACACATAGGTTATCTATTAAAAATAATAGCGATATTAAAGGTATAGCTACAAGTGGTTTTGGAGGAAGAAGTTTAACTAAAGGTATTGCATCAGCAGTAACTGTAATGGCAGAGAGTTGTAGATTAGCTGATGCAGCAGCTACAGAAATAGCTAATAATACTTATATAGAAAGCAATACGGTGGAAACTTGTCTGGCTGAAGAAATTGATTATGACACAGACATAAAGGGTACTACAGTAGTTAATAAAGTTGGAAAGCTTAATAAAGAAGAAGTTGAAAAATCAATTAATTTAGGAATAAATAAAGCCAAAGAGCTTTATGATAGGAAGATGATTAAAGGTGCAATAATTTTTGTGCAAAATGAATTTGATTATTATCCCAAAGATTCCCTTTATTTTAATATAGATAAAAAATTATAA
- a CDS encoding xanthine dehydrogenase family protein molybdopterin-binding subunit: protein MKYIGNKQSFIDSKEKVTGKAKYLDDLKMPDMLYCKILRSPHPHARILSIDTSLAEKLEGVKAVITGKDCPNNKFGLEIADVTMLAIDKVRYVGDEVAAVAAATEEIAEEAINLIKVDYEILPIVDDVIKAMEPDSPLVHEENKSNIAKEYHFSRGNIDEDFASCDYVFEEEFSTHRVQGLYMEPFGAIAKWEDNGRLTIYSGLQSVFQGRNEIAKALGIEPSQITVKAPFIGGGFGAKIWIRNFHPIVAVLAKLTQRPVKVVLTREEEMLSTRPRVAPKIKLKLGMMKDGTMVCKQARIIADNGAYSWAATKILLNMSIRTDCLYRFKSTKTDSYLVYTNLIPTSGFRAYGNSQAHFALESFIDLCSRKIGLNPVEVRLKNAVHTGDLTIHGWKIKSCGLSECIEAANDSILKTRLPKEEQNGRIKRGIATACMTHVSGNRGGEKYDGSSAMIRIHEDGKVFVFSGEADLGQGSRTIFAQITAEVLGVNIDDITVMPLDTDISPFGLGTYSSRVTTVGGKAVMQAAEKVKKQIISLASEELKKPIAALDIKDGLVYYKADDRVNISLKSLCNKAIRTNKSIPFTSYISYDPPTVGADSTGYGDYSSAYTYGAHAVEVEVDTHTGQVKVLKVVAAHDVGKVINPSGVIGQINGGVAQGIGWTLYENMQFKDGIPQSTGLHKYTLMTSKDMPEIESIIVETNDPIGPFGAKGIGEPTLIPTGPAIANAIEDAIGVRIKDLPITPEKIYRALNDK from the coding sequence ATGAAATACATAGGAAATAAGCAAAGTTTTATTGATTCAAAGGAAAAAGTTACTGGTAAAGCAAAATACTTAGATGATTTAAAAATGCCAGATATGCTATATTGTAAAATTCTTCGTTCGCCACATCCTCATGCAAGAATTTTAAGTATTGACACATCATTAGCTGAAAAGTTAGAGGGAGTCAAAGCTGTTATAACTGGAAAGGACTGTCCAAACAATAAGTTTGGGCTAGAGATAGCTGATGTTACGATGTTAGCAATTGATAAGGTTCGTTATGTAGGGGATGAAGTTGCAGCAGTTGCAGCAGCAACTGAAGAAATTGCAGAAGAGGCAATTAACTTAATTAAAGTTGATTATGAAATTTTACCTATAGTAGATGATGTTATAAAAGCAATGGAACCGGATTCACCTTTAGTTCATGAAGAAAACAAAAGTAACATAGCAAAAGAATATCACTTTTCAAGAGGGAATATTGACGAGGATTTCGCTAGTTGTGATTACGTATTTGAAGAAGAATTTAGTACCCATAGAGTACAAGGTTTATATATGGAGCCTTTTGGAGCTATAGCTAAATGGGAAGATAATGGAAGATTGACGATTTATAGCGGTTTACAATCTGTTTTTCAAGGAAGGAATGAAATAGCAAAGGCTTTAGGAATTGAGCCATCTCAAATTACTGTTAAGGCACCATTTATAGGTGGAGGTTTTGGAGCTAAAATATGGATTAGAAATTTTCATCCTATAGTAGCAGTATTAGCTAAGTTAACACAAAGACCAGTAAAGGTTGTTTTAACTAGAGAAGAAGAAATGTTATCAACAAGACCAAGAGTTGCACCTAAAATCAAATTGAAATTAGGTATGATGAAAGATGGAACTATGGTTTGTAAACAAGCTCGTATTATAGCTGATAATGGAGCTTATTCATGGGCAGCAACTAAAATATTGTTAAATATGTCTATACGAACTGATTGTTTATATAGATTTAAATCTACAAAAACAGATTCTTATTTAGTTTATACAAATTTAATTCCTACAAGTGGATTTAGAGCTTATGGAAATAGCCAAGCTCACTTTGCTTTAGAATCATTTATCGATTTATGTTCAAGAAAAATAGGGTTAAATCCTGTTGAAGTAAGACTAAAAAATGCAGTTCATACAGGAGATTTGACTATACATGGTTGGAAAATTAAAAGCTGTGGATTGTCAGAATGTATTGAAGCAGCAAATGATAGTATATTAAAAACGAGATTACCAAAAGAAGAGCAAAATGGAAGAATAAAAAGAGGTATTGCAACAGCATGTATGACACATGTTTCTGGTAATAGAGGTGGAGAAAAATATGATGGCTCATCTGCTATGATTAGAATTCATGAAGATGGAAAAGTATTTGTATTTTCTGGTGAAGCTGATTTAGGACAAGGATCTAGAACTATCTTTGCACAAATTACTGCAGAAGTATTAGGTGTTAATATAGATGACATTACAGTTATGCCGTTAGATACTGATATAAGTCCATTTGGACTTGGGACATATTCTAGTAGGGTAACTACAGTAGGTGGAAAAGCAGTAATGCAAGCAGCTGAAAAGGTTAAAAAACAAATTATATCTCTTGCATCTGAAGAATTAAAAAAACCAATAGCTGCTTTGGATATAAAAGATGGTTTAGTATATTACAAAGCTGATGACAGAGTAAATATATCATTAAAGAGTTTATGTAATAAGGCGATAAGAACTAATAAGTCAATACCGTTCACTTCATATATAAGTTATGATCCACCTACGGTAGGAGCAGATTCAACTGGATATGGAGACTATTCAAGTGCTTATACTTATGGTGCACATGCAGTAGAAGTAGAAGTAGATACACATACTGGACAAGTTAAAGTATTAAAAGTAGTTGCAGCTCATGATGTTGGAAAAGTAATTAATCCTAGTGGTGTAATAGGACAAATAAATGGTGGAGTTGCTCAAGGTATTGGATGGACTTTATATGAGAATATGCAATTTAAAGATGGTATACCTCAAAGTACAGGATTACATAAATATACTTTAATGACATCAAAAGATATGCCAGAAATTGAAAGTATTATTGTTGAAACAAACGATCCAATTGGTCCTTTTGGAGCTAAAGGTATTGGAGAACCAACTTTGATTCCTACTGGTCCAGCTATAGCAAATGCTATTGAAGATGCTATAGGAGTTCGAATAAAAGATTTACCTATAACTCCAGAAAAAATATACAGGGCTTTAAATGATAAATAA
- a CDS encoding FAD binding domain-containing protein, whose amino-acid sequence MRIENYLYPETVEEAIQHLKEYKGKAKIVAGGTDLVLWLKSDKVQAEALVDITNIDELQEIKIEKDQLVIGAGVTCTDVSLNKNIKKIFKSLADGCRSVGSPQIRNMATLAGNIVSAQPAADASVNFVALEAKCEVASIEGRRIVNVEDLYLGVGKSAIDSTKEIITKIFIEIPKNNYSTGFERIAPRNSLALPIVNVAIKIEVDNNIITNSKIVTAPVSIVPFRAKNAESYLIGKDITDEKIIELASIEAFNEAKPRDSMLRGTGEYRKVLVKELVYKALEAIKKDLIQEGR is encoded by the coding sequence GTGAGAATTGAAAACTATCTATACCCTGAAACTGTAGAAGAAGCAATACAACATTTAAAAGAATATAAAGGCAAAGCTAAAATTGTAGCTGGAGGAACTGACTTAGTACTTTGGTTAAAGTCAGATAAAGTTCAAGCTGAGGCTCTAGTTGATATAACAAATATAGATGAATTACAGGAGATTAAGATAGAAAAAGACCAGTTAGTTATTGGCGCAGGTGTAACATGTACTGATGTTTCATTAAATAAAAATATAAAGAAAATATTTAAGAGTTTAGCAGATGGATGCAGAAGTGTTGGTTCGCCTCAAATACGCAATATGGCTACATTAGCTGGGAATATTGTAAGTGCACAACCAGCGGCTGATGCTAGTGTAAATTTTGTAGCACTAGAAGCAAAATGTGAAGTAGCTTCTATTGAAGGCAGAAGAATTGTTAATGTCGAGGATTTATATTTAGGAGTAGGCAAAAGTGCAATAGATTCAACTAAGGAAATAATTACTAAAATATTTATTGAAATACCGAAAAATAATTATTCTACTGGTTTTGAAAGAATTGCACCAAGAAATTCATTAGCTTTACCTATAGTAAACGTAGCTATAAAAATTGAAGTTGATAATAATATTATAACTAACTCTAAGATTGTAACGGCACCAGTTTCAATAGTTCCTTTTAGAGCTAAAAACGCAGAATCTTATTTAATAGGTAAAGATATTACAGATGAAAAAATTATAGAGTTAGCTTCAATAGAAGCATTTAACGAGGCAAAACCAAGAGATAGTATGTTGAGAGGAACTGGAGAATATAGAAAAGTTTTAGTAAAAGAATTAGTTTACAAAGCTTTGGAAGCAATTAAAAAAGATTTAATACAGGAAGGTAGGTGA
- a CDS encoding (2Fe-2S)-binding protein, translating to MQEIKFILNGENVTVKVNPNETLLKVLREKLGMTGTKEGCGEGECGACTVIFDSRPVNSCIIPAAKVNGKEVLTIEGLSKNGELHPIQEAFIEAGAIQCGFCTPGVVLSAKAILDKYDDPDEETIKDELSGHLCRCTGYLQFYDAIKLAVEKIKEMKK from the coding sequence ATGCAAGAGATAAAATTTATTTTAAATGGAGAAAATGTAACTGTTAAGGTGAATCCTAATGAAACGTTATTAAAGGTTTTAAGAGAAAAACTTGGAATGACTGGCACAAAGGAAGGCTGCGGAGAAGGCGAATGTGGAGCCTGCACTGTTATTTTCGACTCAAGACCAGTTAATTCTTGCATCATACCTGCTGCTAAAGTAAATGGTAAGGAAGTTTTAACAATTGAAGGGCTAAGTAAAAATGGTGAACTTCATCCAATACAAGAAGCATTCATCGAGGCTGGAGCAATACAATGTGGTTTCTGTACACCAGGAGTTGTTTTATCAGCTAAGGCTATATTAGATAAATATGATGATCCTGATGAAGAAACAATAAAAGATGAGTTATCAGGTCATTTATGTAGATGCACTGGGTATTTACAGTTCTATGATGCTATAAAACTAGCAGTTGAAAAAATTAAAGAAATGAAAAAATAA
- a CDS encoding FAD-dependent oxidoreductase, which produces MKEVNLFSPIKIKILELPNRVIMSPMFSNSAGPKGEVTQNTINHYVDRARSGVGLIMTEHTSVCSKYIHPGNRLQISEDFHIEGLKRLADAVHKEGCKIGLQIAHSIHGKNKVPSDLTNEECYKIIDDFVEGARRAKEAGFDTIELHYAHTYTMADFISKRTNTRTDEFGGDIYGRMFMHIEILKRVRELVGEEYPLFARISAEEFIVGGNTLVQTRIFAKELEKYGIDCMDVSAGVRFDDGGLKGYSDQRGKPTIEYPDGPNVYLAEDIKEHVSIPVVTVGKLGNPDVAKEVIETGRADLVALARPLIADPMWVNKVKANRYDLIKSCLYCNECLYERHDPDAYVHCMRYTCQNACPANVKVPVYIDLAYHNKCEEAYEVIQSENPLAVACGRICNHLCESMCNRVKIDNPVGIKNIKRYVTDKLMEDNIDFPVPKIEKENNKKVAIIGSGPSGLSCAFYLRKKGYDVTVYEAADRIGGMLVYGIPEYRLPKDLLEKELEVFRKMGIKFITNKTFGVDITKSQLLEQGFKAIYLGIGAQGGRKLNIPGEEAQNVLSGVEFLNKVSKGENIGIENKEVVIVGGGNVAMDAARTAIRLNAKKVKLYCLEDRKTMPASGEEIDFALKDGVFINNSWGPKEITASDGKVDSISFKECVSVINEGRFNPIYNEDNDIIVKADFVISAIGQSVDCEAFKDDLREIVNPRGITASFGGFTSIPYVFSGGDCIAAPASVVKCTNDGKLAAGSIDKFLGGDGQVVRIKSHERVMTHEINEEPQKRAEQEYIPLDKLNSKFDECEKVITYDQVKCEASRCLRCDVLKINKL; this is translated from the coding sequence ATGAAAGAAGTTAATTTGTTTTCACCTATTAAAATTAAGATATTAGAGCTTCCTAATAGGGTTATAATGTCACCTATGTTTTCAAATTCAGCAGGACCAAAGGGAGAGGTAACACAAAATACAATTAATCATTATGTTGACAGAGCTAGGTCTGGAGTTGGCTTAATTATGACTGAGCATACTAGTGTATGCTCAAAGTATATACATCCTGGCAATAGACTTCAAATTAGTGAAGACTTTCATATTGAAGGTTTAAAAAGGCTTGCAGACGCTGTGCATAAAGAAGGATGTAAGATAGGTTTGCAAATTGCACATTCTATACATGGAAAGAATAAAGTTCCTTCTGATTTAACAAATGAAGAATGTTATAAAATAATAGATGATTTTGTAGAAGGTGCTAGAAGAGCAAAAGAAGCAGGTTTTGACACAATAGAACTTCATTATGCACATACCTATACTATGGCTGACTTTATTTCCAAACGAACAAATACCAGAACGGATGAGTTTGGTGGAGATATATATGGCAGAATGTTTATGCATATAGAAATTCTAAAAAGAGTTAGAGAATTAGTAGGAGAAGAATATCCATTATTTGCGAGAATAAGCGCTGAAGAATTTATAGTCGGTGGAAATACTTTAGTACAAACTAGAATTTTTGCAAAAGAATTAGAAAAGTATGGTATAGACTGTATGGATGTATCAGCTGGTGTAAGATTTGATGACGGTGGGCTAAAGGGATACAGTGACCAAAGAGGTAAACCTACTATTGAATATCCAGATGGACCTAATGTTTATTTAGCAGAGGATATTAAAGAGCATGTTAGTATTCCAGTAGTAACAGTAGGAAAATTAGGTAATCCTGATGTGGCAAAAGAAGTTATAGAAACAGGAAGAGCAGATTTAGTTGCATTAGCTAGACCTTTGATTGCAGACCCAATGTGGGTTAATAAGGTTAAAGCTAATAGATATGATTTAATAAAATCTTGTTTATATTGTAATGAATGTTTATATGAAAGACATGACCCTGATGCATATGTTCATTGTATGAGATATACTTGTCAAAATGCATGTCCAGCAAATGTTAAAGTTCCTGTATATATAGATTTGGCATATCATAACAAATGTGAAGAAGCATATGAAGTTATACAAAGCGAAAATCCATTAGCAGTAGCTTGTGGTAGAATTTGTAATCATTTATGTGAGTCTATGTGTAACAGAGTTAAAATAGACAATCCTGTTGGAATTAAAAATATTAAAAGATATGTTACAGATAAATTAATGGAAGATAATATTGATTTCCCTGTACCTAAAATAGAAAAAGAAAACAATAAAAAAGTTGCAATTATAGGTTCTGGACCATCAGGTTTATCTTGTGCATTTTATTTGAGAAAAAAAGGATATGACGTGACTGTATATGAAGCAGCAGATAGAATAGGTGGAATGCTAGTATATGGAATACCAGAATATAGACTTCCTAAAGATTTATTAGAAAAAGAGTTAGAAGTATTTAGAAAAATGGGTATTAAATTCATTACTAATAAAACATTTGGTGTAGACATAACAAAATCTCAATTATTAGAACAAGGATTTAAAGCCATTTACTTAGGCATAGGTGCTCAAGGTGGTAGAAAACTAAACATACCAGGAGAAGAAGCGCAAAATGTATTGTCAGGAGTAGAGTTTTTAAATAAAGTAAGTAAAGGCGAAAATATAGGAATTGAAAATAAAGAAGTTGTAATTGTTGGTGGTGGGAATGTTGCAATGGACGCAGCTAGAACTGCTATAAGACTTAATGCTAAGAAAGTAAAATTATATTGTCTTGAGGATAGAAAAACAATGCCAGCTAGTGGAGAAGAAATAGACTTTGCTTTAAAAGATGGTGTATTTATAAATAATAGCTGGGGTCCTAAGGAAATTACAGCAAGTGATGGAAAGGTTGACTCAATTTCATTTAAGGAATGTGTTTCTGTTATTAATGAAGGTAGATTTAATCCAATTTATAATGAAGACAATGATATAATTGTAAAAGCTGACTTTGTAATATCTGCAATTGGACAAAGTGTTGACTGTGAAGCATTTAAAGATGACTTAAGAGAAATTGTAAATCCTAGAGGTATTACAGCTAGTTTTGGTGGTTTCACAAGTATACCATATGTATTTTCTGGTGGAGATTGTATTGCTGCACCTGCATCAGTTGTAAAATGCACAAATGATGGAAAGCTTGCTGCAGGCTCTATTGACAAATTTTTAGGTGGAGATGGTCAAGTCGTAAGAATTAAGTCTCATGAAAGAGTAATGACTCATGAAATAAATGAAGAGCCACAAAAAAGAGCAGAACAAGAATATATTCCATTAGATAAATTAAATAGCAAATTTGACGAATGTGAAAAGGTAATAACATACGACCAAGTAAAATGTGAAGCGTCAAGATGTTTAAGATGTGATGTATTAAAGATAAATAAACTATAA
- the citC gene encoding [citrate (pro-3S)-lyase] ligase — MDTSLKLKEIFLNYQPEKQLLKNFLNSCDLELDEDVEYAVGLYDDKDEIVGCGAFSKNVLKCFAVKEELRGLNALNTIATHLINKQYERKVYHLFVYTKPKNIKFFQNLGFNVVECVEYVVLLENVKNGINDYLASLENPEKISKDIGAIVMNCNPFTLGHEYIIEYASNNCDLLHIFLVEEDKSIFPFEIRYELVKEGVSKFNNIILHRSGNYIISSTTFPTYFIKDKYKRANVYAELDLNIFAKHIAPALNITKRFVGHEPYCAVTNQYNNLMKKILPIHNIDVVEIERKEIKGKAISASSVRDSIKKYGISEELKELVPITTYNFLKSKKAKKIIENIKN; from the coding sequence ATGGATACTAGCTTAAAACTTAAAGAAATTTTTTTAAATTATCAGCCAGAGAAGCAATTATTAAAAAATTTTTTAAATAGTTGTGATTTAGAATTAGATGAAGATGTTGAGTATGCGGTAGGACTTTATGATGATAAAGATGAAATTGTCGGATGTGGTGCATTTAGTAAAAATGTTTTGAAGTGTTTTGCAGTTAAAGAAGAATTAAGAGGTTTAAATGCATTGAACACTATTGCAACACATTTAATAAATAAGCAATATGAAAGAAAAGTATATCATTTGTTTGTTTATACAAAACCAAAAAATATAAAATTTTTTCAAAATTTAGGATTTAATGTTGTTGAATGTGTTGAGTATGTTGTATTACTTGAAAATGTTAAAAATGGTATCAATGATTATTTAGCTTCTTTAGAAAATCCTGAAAAGATATCTAAAGATATTGGTGCCATTGTTATGAATTGTAATCCTTTTACACTAGGTCATGAGTATATTATTGAATATGCATCAAACAATTGTGATTTATTACATATATTTTTAGTTGAAGAAGATAAATCTATATTTCCATTTGAAATTAGATATGAATTAGTGAAAGAGGGAGTTTCTAAGTTTAACAATATTATACTGCATAGAAGTGGTAATTATATAATTTCTTCAACAACATTTCCAACGTATTTTATTAAGGATAAATATAAAAGGGCAAATGTATATGCAGAGTTAGATTTAAATATTTTTGCTAAGCATATTGCTCCAGCATTAAATATTACTAAAAGATTTGTAGGGCATGAACCATATTGTGCAGTGACAAATCAATATAATAATCTCATGAAAAAAATACTACCAATTCATAATATAGATGTAGTTGAAATAGAAAGAAAAGAAATCAAAGGGAAAGCAATAAGCGCTTCATCTGTAAGAGATAGCATTAAAAAATATGGTATTTCTGAGGAATTGAAGGAATTGGTTCCAATAACAACTTATAATTTCTTAAAAAGTAAAAAAGCAAAAAAAATAATTGAGAATATTAAAAATTAA
- the citD gene encoding citrate lyase acyl carrier protein — translation MKLTTLGYAGSLESGDLYVVTKPNLDKGIKIEIESIVKMQFGDAIQETIKNVLKSFGVTDAIVEINDQGALDSVIKSRVQASLCRSAEITEFEWGRY, via the coding sequence ATGAAGTTAACAACATTAGGTTATGCCGGAAGTCTAGAATCAGGTGACTTATACGTAGTAACTAAACCTAACCTAGATAAAGGCATAAAGATTGAAATTGAAAGTATTGTAAAAATGCAGTTTGGCGATGCTATTCAGGAAACCATTAAAAATGTATTGAAAAGCTTTGGCGTAACAGATGCAATTGTAGAAATTAACGATCAAGGTGCTTTAGATAGCGTTATCAAATCAAGGGTACAAGCATCTTTGTGTAGATCAGCAGAAATTACAGAATTTGAATGGGGAAGGTATTAA